Proteins encoded in a region of the Sterolibacterium denitrificans genome:
- a CDS encoding acetyl-CoA carboxylase carboxyltransferase subunit alpha: MKTTFLDFEQPIAELDAKIEALRFAQDDSAVDISEEIGRLEVKSQNLLKDIYSKLTPWQIAQVARHPQRPYTLDYVEQIFTDFEELHGDRSFADDQAIVGGLARFNGQSVMVIGHQKGRDTKEKILRNFGMPRPEGYRKALRLMRLAEKFGIPVITFVDTPGAYPGIGAEERGQSEAIGRNLLIMAELKVPLITTIIGEGGSGGALAIAVGDAVLMLQYSTYSVISPEGCASILWKSSERACDAAETMGITAGRLKTLGLIDRVVNEPVGGAHRAPHAIAASLRKAIQDALRQVTDLAPAELIERRYARLMSYGKYKEQRAA; this comes from the coding sequence ATGAAAACCACTTTCCTTGATTTCGAACAGCCCATTGCCGAACTCGATGCGAAGATCGAGGCCTTGCGCTTTGCTCAGGATGATTCGGCGGTCGATATTTCCGAAGAAATCGGCCGCCTCGAAGTCAAAAGCCAGAATTTGTTGAAGGACATCTACAGCAAGCTCACACCCTGGCAGATTGCCCAGGTCGCGCGTCATCCGCAGCGTCCTTATACGCTGGATTACGTCGAGCAAATATTCACGGATTTTGAAGAGCTTCACGGTGACCGCAGCTTTGCGGATGACCAGGCGATCGTCGGCGGACTGGCGCGTTTCAATGGACAGTCCGTGATGGTCATCGGCCATCAAAAGGGTCGGGATACGAAAGAGAAGATTCTTCGCAATTTCGGCATGCCGCGCCCCGAAGGCTATCGCAAGGCGCTGCGTTTGATGCGGTTGGCGGAGAAGTTCGGGATACCGGTGATTACTTTCGTCGATACGCCGGGCGCTTATCCGGGGATCGGCGCTGAAGAGCGGGGCCAGTCGGAAGCCATCGGGCGCAATCTGCTGATCATGGCAGAACTCAAGGTGCCCCTGATCACTACGATCATCGGCGAAGGAGGCTCCGGCGGCGCGCTGGCCATTGCGGTGGGCGATGCCGTGCTGATGCTGCAATATTCAACCTATTCGGTGATTTCTCCGGAAGGCTGTGCCTCCATTCTCTGGAAAAGCTCGGAACGTGCCTGCGATGCCGCGGAAACCATGGGAATCACGGCAGGCCGCCTGAAAACGCTGGGATTGATCGACCGGGTCGTCAATGAGCCGGTCGGTGGAGCGCATCGCGCCCCTCATGCCATTGCGGCTTCATTGCGGAAGGCGATTCAGGACGCTTTGCGTCAGGTGACTGATCTTGCGCCGGCTGAGTTGATCGAGCGCCGCTATGCGCGCCTGATGAGCTATGGCAAATACAAGGAACAGCGCGCCGCCTGA
- the tilS gene encoding tRNA lysidine(34) synthetase TilS, translated as MANTRNSAPPESERLLAQLSASLKRHLPLASARKRLVVGLSGGRDSVALLHALHELQAGFDYELAACHVHHGISPHADEWLTFCSRFCQRLQVPLTCVAVTVPRDAAEGLEAAARACRYAAFSRLDADCLVLGQHLGDQAETLLFNLLRGGGVHGARGMPESRWLRSGLALLRPLLAMPRGEIERYLQAHDLAWIDDESNLDVRHSRNFLRHRIIPELRMRFPAVEGRFAAAAGRFAEAAELLDELAVADLGEVPASFPVPVATLAALNEPRARNLLRYLLVRQGVKIPSEARLKEALRQLLEAAADRHPALILGEWRLFRQRREVRLEKTLGKLCDNEIK; from the coding sequence ATGGCAAATACAAGGAACAGCGCGCCGCCTGAGAGCGAGAGGCTGCTGGCGCAACTTTCAGCTTCCCTCAAGCGACATTTGCCGTTGGCTTCGGCGCGAAAGCGCTTGGTCGTCGGCCTGTCCGGCGGCCGTGACTCGGTTGCCCTGCTGCACGCCCTGCATGAATTGCAAGCCGGCTTCGACTATGAGCTGGCTGCTTGCCACGTGCATCACGGCATCAGTCCGCATGCGGATGAATGGCTGACGTTTTGCAGCCGGTTTTGCCAGCGTCTGCAGGTTCCATTGACCTGTGTTGCCGTGACGGTGCCGCGCGATGCCGCTGAAGGGCTGGAAGCGGCGGCCCGCGCCTGCCGTTACGCAGCTTTTTCACGGCTCGATGCCGATTGTCTGGTGCTCGGACAGCATCTTGGCGACCAGGCCGAAACCTTGTTGTTCAACCTCTTGCGCGGTGGCGGCGTGCATGGTGCGCGCGGCATGCCCGAATCGCGCTGGTTGCGTTCGGGTCTTGCGTTGCTGCGTCCTCTACTGGCGATGCCGCGCGGCGAAATCGAACGCTACCTGCAGGCGCATGATCTGGCGTGGATAGATGATGAAAGCAATCTCGACGTGCGGCATTCGCGAAACTTTCTGCGGCATCGCATCATTCCCGAGTTGCGTATGCGTTTCCCGGCAGTGGAAGGGCGGTTTGCGGCGGCGGCGGGGCGTTTTGCCGAAGCCGCCGAACTGCTGGATGAGCTTGCCGTTGCCGACCTGGGCGAGGTGCCGGCGAGCTTTCCTGTGCCCGTCGCGACGCTGGCTGCGCTGAATGAGCCCCGGGCGCGCAACTTGCTGCGTTATCTGCTGGTCCGGCAGGGGGTGAAGATTCCGAGTGAAGCGCGCCTCAAGGAAGCGCTGCGCCAGTTGCTGGAGGCCGCAGCGGATCGCCATCCGGCGCTGATCCTGGGGGAATGGCGGTTGTTTCGCCAGCGTCGCGAGGTCAGGCTCGAAAAAACCCTGGGGAAGCTTTGCGACAATGAGATAAAATAA
- the ndk gene encoding nucleoside-diphosphate kinase: MAVERTLSIIKPDAVAKNVIGKIYSRFEDNGLKIIAARMIHLSRQEAEGFYAVHRERPFFKDLVEFMISGPVMVQVLEGEGAVLKNRDLMGATDPKQAAPGTIRADFAQSIDANAVHGSDAPETAAVEIAYFFPALNVYSR; encoded by the coding sequence ATGGCTGTTGAACGTACCCTTTCCATTATCAAACCCGATGCCGTTGCCAAGAATGTGATCGGCAAGATTTATTCCCGCTTCGAAGACAATGGCCTGAAGATCATTGCCGCGCGGATGATTCATCTGTCGCGCCAGGAGGCCGAAGGCTTTTACGCCGTGCATCGCGAGCGTCCCTTTTTCAAGGATCTGGTCGAGTTCATGATTTCCGGTCCGGTGATGGTGCAGGTACTGGAAGGTGAAGGCGCCGTTCTGAAGAACCGTGACCTGATGGGGGCAACGGATCCCAAGCAGGCCGCACCGGGAACCATACGTGCCGATTTCGCACAAAGTATCGATGCCAATGCAGTGCATGGTTCGGATGCGCCGGAAACCGCAGCGGTTGAAATTGCCTATTTCTTTCCGGCGCTGAACGTTTACTCGCGTTAA
- the rlmN gene encoding 23S rRNA (adenine(2503)-C(2))-methyltransferase RlmN has translation MSQDKVNLLDLDAAGLAAFFSRLGETPGRERMRARQVMRWMHQGGIDDFSLMTDVAKTLRERLGDVARVLPPALVRDSASDDGTRKFLFDVGSGNAIETVFIPEDRRGTLCISSQAGCALDCAFCSTGKQGFNRNLTVAEIIGQLWQASRLLGDGKIGGDSGERIISNVVMMGMGEPLANLENVISALRLMLDDHAYGLSRRRVTVSTSGIVPGMDRLREECPVALAVSLHAPNDALRDRLVPINRKYPLAQLMAACQRYLERAPRDFITFEYVMLDGVNDRDGDARELLALTRDVPCKFNLIPFNPFPHSGFRRSAPERIRRFADIMMAAGLVTTTRKTRGDDIDAACGQLAGQVQDRTQRTQRAQRTQPAAAGARRTIPIQKQREEDACCH, from the coding sequence ATGAGCCAGGATAAAGTCAATCTTCTCGATCTTGATGCTGCCGGACTTGCGGCATTCTTTTCCCGCCTGGGCGAAACGCCCGGGCGGGAGCGGATGCGCGCCCGGCAGGTCATGCGCTGGATGCATCAGGGCGGGATCGACGACTTTTCCCTGATGACGGATGTCGCCAAGACGCTGCGCGAGCGGCTTGGCGATGTGGCCCGTGTACTGCCGCCGGCGTTGGTGCGCGACAGCGCCTCTGACGACGGTACGCGCAAGTTTCTGTTTGACGTGGGCAGCGGCAATGCAATCGAGACCGTCTTCATTCCGGAAGATCGGCGCGGTACGCTCTGCATCTCCAGCCAGGCGGGCTGTGCGCTGGATTGCGCGTTTTGTTCGACCGGCAAGCAGGGCTTCAATCGCAATCTGACCGTTGCCGAAATCATCGGCCAGTTGTGGCAGGCCAGCCGCCTGCTCGGTGACGGAAAGATCGGTGGCGACAGCGGCGAGCGCATCATCAGCAATGTCGTCATGATGGGCATGGGCGAACCGCTGGCCAATCTGGAAAATGTCATTTCCGCCTTGCGGCTGATGCTCGATGATCATGCCTATGGCTTGTCGCGGCGGCGGGTTACGGTGTCCACCTCGGGCATCGTGCCCGGTATGGACCGCCTGCGTGAGGAGTGCCCCGTTGCCCTGGCCGTTTCGCTGCATGCGCCGAATGATGCGTTGCGCGATCGGTTGGTGCCGATCAATCGCAAATACCCCCTGGCGCAACTGATGGCGGCCTGCCAGCGCTACCTCGAACGGGCGCCGCGTGATTTCATTACTTTCGAATATGTCATGCTCGATGGCGTCAATGATCGTGACGGCGATGCCCGCGAGCTGCTTGCCCTGACGCGGGATGTCCCCTGCAAGTTCAATTTGATTCCATTCAATCCGTTTCCGCATTCCGGTTTCCGCCGCTCGGCTCCGGAACGCATCCGGCGTTTTGCCGACATCATGATGGCGGCGGGGCTCGTCACGACGACGCGCAAGACGCGTGGCGATGACATCGATGCGGCCTGCGGCCAACTGGCTGGGCAGGTTCAGGATCGGACGCAACGAACGCAGCGAGCCCAACGAACGCAACCTGCAGCAGCAGGCGCGCGCCGGACGATTCCGATTCAGAAGCAGCGAGAGGAGGATGCATGTTGCCATTGA
- the pilW gene encoding type IV pilus biogenesis/stability protein PilW produces the protein MLPLRHVASSGLSAVVLLLAGCATELAGVERSAEQPVSQQAATSDSQQRAKVHTELGALYLQNANLAVALDEARVALSADPGYAPAYSLMGLTYMQMRENASAEKSFEQALRIAPNDPEINNNFGWFLCQTGREQRSLSYFNIAIKSPLYATPAMPLTNAGICLLRLKDDKGAEEYFMRALKFDPENIRAIFLLADICYRQDRLSAARLHLSELQKLVEPSAELVWLALRIERKSGNRQSEARYAAQLRQDFVGSPEHLKLLQGQYE, from the coding sequence ATGTTGCCATTGAGACATGTTGCGAGCAGCGGATTGTCGGCAGTCGTACTGCTGCTGGCCGGGTGCGCCACGGAACTTGCCGGCGTGGAGCGTTCTGCCGAGCAGCCGGTTTCCCAGCAGGCGGCGACGAGTGACAGCCAGCAGCGTGCCAAGGTGCATACCGAGCTTGGCGCGTTGTACCTGCAGAACGCCAACTTGGCGGTCGCGCTCGATGAAGCGCGGGTTGCCCTTTCGGCAGATCCGGGCTATGCGCCGGCCTATAGCCTGATGGGATTGACTTACATGCAGATGCGGGAAAATGCCTCTGCCGAGAAAAGCTTCGAACAGGCTTTGCGCATTGCGCCGAACGATCCTGAAATCAACAATAATTTCGGCTGGTTTTTGTGTCAGACCGGGCGTGAACAGCGCTCGCTGTCTTATTTCAACATTGCAATCAAGAGTCCGTTGTATGCCACGCCGGCAATGCCCCTCACCAATGCCGGCATCTGCCTGCTGCGTCTGAAGGACGACAAGGGGGCTGAAGAATATTTCATGCGCGCCCTGAAGTTCGATCCGGAAAATATCCGGGCGATTTTCCTGCTGGCCGATATCTGTTATCGCCAGGACCGTCTGTCGGCTGCGCGCCTGCACCTGTCTGAATTGCAAAAGCTGGTCGAGCCGAGTGCCGAGTTGGTCTGGCTGGCCTTGCGCATCGAGCGCAAATCGGGGAATCGCCAAAGCGAGGCGCGTTATGCCGCCCAGTTGCGCCAGGACTTTGTGGGCAGTCCCGAACATCTCAAGTTGCTGCAGGGACAATACGAATGA
- a CDS encoding helix-turn-helix domain-containing protein, which yields MNDLLDSAEIPAGTDGVDGADAADGFADARLSQPVPLAGTLGQSLSAARQARGLSVADVAQAIKFGARQIEAVERDDFSKLPGATMVRGFIRSYAKLLHIDPVALLALYDKQVPAAIAAIAVLPDAGAPLPQFGGRGNPLFRFWLPASSIVVLLVAIGVYFFWQPLPLSMPSAAVPSEPADATGLPPADGGSASEPVSALPATAEALAAASSSGMPVTLTPSETGAATAIPASPGMVATGATSAVDPEAHRLVFVFDQVSWVEVKDATANVIFAQNNLPGTQQVISGRPPFAVVVGNAPHVRLLYEDRQVDLQPYTKVDVARFNLE from the coding sequence ATGAACGATCTGCTTGATTCGGCTGAAATTCCCGCAGGCACCGATGGCGTGGATGGTGCGGATGCTGCGGATGGCTTTGCCGATGCGCGGTTGAGTCAGCCTGTCCCGTTGGCTGGAACTCTGGGCCAGTCGCTGTCGGCGGCTCGGCAGGCGCGAGGGCTTTCGGTGGCGGATGTCGCCCAGGCCATCAAGTTCGGTGCCCGCCAGATCGAGGCAGTGGAACGGGACGATTTCAGCAAGCTGCCCGGCGCCACCATGGTGCGCGGTTTCATTCGCAGTTATGCCAAGTTGCTGCATATCGACCCGGTTGCCTTGCTTGCCCTTTACGACAAACAGGTTCCGGCGGCGATTGCTGCAATCGCGGTGTTGCCTGATGCGGGCGCGCCCTTGCCCCAGTTTGGCGGACGCGGCAATCCGCTGTTCAGATTCTGGCTGCCGGCCAGCAGTATCGTCGTGTTGCTGGTTGCCATCGGCGTCTATTTCTTTTGGCAGCCTTTGCCGCTGTCCATGCCGTCTGCTGCAGTGCCTTCGGAACCGGCTGATGCCACGGGCTTGCCACCCGCTGATGGTGGTAGCGCTAGCGAGCCTGTCTCCGCCCTGCCGGCAACGGCCGAGGCGCTGGCGGCAGCCTCTTCATCCGGGATGCCTGTCACGCTCACGCCATCCGAGACCGGCGCGGCAACTGCAATCCCGGCTTCGCCGGGCATGGTCGCCACGGGCGCAACGTCTGCAGTGGATCCGGAGGCTCATCGTCTGGTATTCGTTTTCGATCAAGTCTCCTGGGTCGAGGTGAAGGATGCCACGGCGAACGTGATATTTGCCCAGAACAATCTGCCCGGCACGCAACAGGTCATCAGCGGACGGCCGCCGTTTGCCGTGGTGGTGGGCAATGCGCCGCATGTGCGCCTGCTTTATGAAGATCGCCAGGTGGATTTGCAGCCTTACACCAAGGTCGATGTCGCACGGTTCAATCTGGAATGA
- the ispG gene encoding flavodoxin-dependent (E)-4-hydroxy-3-methylbut-2-enyl-diphosphate synthase: MTSPENWSAEVRLPRRRTRRVMIGKVAVGGDAPVIVQSMTNTDTADYIATALQVAQLARAGSEIVRVTVNTREAAVAVPKLRDQLLKMNVDVPLVGDFHFNGHKLLEEVPACAAALDKLRINPGNVGKGKSRDEQFARLIEIACHHDKPIRIGVNWGSLDQALLARIMDENAARAVPRGAVAIMREAMVASALESAAKAEELGLAGDKIILSCKVSAVQDLIAIYRDLAERCDYPLHLGLTEAGMGSKGIVASTAALAVLLQEGIGDTIRVSLTPEPNGDRTREVIVAQEILQTMGLRAFTPLVAACPGCGRTTSTVFQELAQDIQDYVRERMPEWRDQRIGVENMTLAVMGCVVNGPGESKHASIGISLPGTGEAPVAPVYVDGERTVTLKGDNIAGEFRAIIDEYVIRKYPARIEY; this comes from the coding sequence ATGACTAGCCCGGAAAACTGGAGCGCTGAAGTGCGCCTGCCGCGCCGCCGCACGCGTCGTGTGATGATCGGCAAGGTTGCGGTCGGTGGTGATGCGCCGGTCATCGTGCAGTCGATGACCAATACCGATACGGCAGACTACATCGCCACGGCGTTGCAGGTGGCGCAACTGGCGCGCGCCGGCTCGGAGATCGTCCGCGTCACGGTGAATACCCGCGAGGCGGCGGTAGCGGTGCCGAAGCTGCGCGATCAATTGCTGAAGATGAATGTCGATGTGCCCCTGGTGGGCGATTTTCATTTCAACGGCCACAAGTTGCTGGAAGAAGTGCCGGCGTGTGCCGCCGCACTCGACAAGCTGCGCATCAATCCGGGCAATGTCGGCAAGGGCAAGAGCCGCGACGAGCAATTCGCCCGCCTGATCGAGATTGCCTGTCACCATGACAAGCCGATACGCATCGGTGTCAACTGGGGCAGTCTCGATCAGGCGCTGCTGGCGCGCATCATGGACGAGAATGCGGCGCGCGCGGTGCCGCGGGGCGCCGTTGCCATCATGCGCGAGGCGATGGTCGCCTCGGCGCTGGAAAGCGCGGCAAAGGCCGAAGAGCTGGGGCTGGCGGGCGACAAGATCATTCTCTCCTGCAAGGTGTCTGCGGTGCAGGATCTGATCGCCATTTATCGTGACCTTGCCGAGCGCTGCGACTATCCCTTGCATCTCGGTCTGACCGAAGCGGGCATGGGATCGAAAGGTATCGTTGCTTCCACCGCAGCGCTGGCCGTGCTGCTGCAGGAAGGCATCGGCGACACCATCCGTGTTTCGTTGACGCCGGAGCCCAATGGCGACCGCACGCGCGAAGTCATCGTCGCTCAGGAAATCCTGCAGACCATGGGGCTGCGCGCGTTCACCCCGCTGGTGGCCGCCTGCCCGGGCTGTGGCCGCACCACCAGCACGGTGTTCCAGGAGCTGGCGCAGGACATCCAGGATTACGTGCGAGAACGTATGCCCGAGTGGCGCGACCAGCGCATCGGTGTGGAGAACATGACCCTGGCGGTGATGGGCTGCGTGGTGAATGGCCCGGGCGAGAGCAAGCACGCCAGCATCGGCATCAGTCTGCCGGGCACGGGCGAAGCCCCGGTTGCACCGGTGTATGTCGATGGCGAGCGCACGGTGACGCTGAAAGGCGACAACATCGCGGGCGAATTCCGCGCCATCATTGACGAATACGTGATCCGCAAGTATCCGGCGCGGATTGAGTATTGA
- the hisS gene encoding histidine--tRNA ligase, with product MSQTLQAIRGMNDILPDEAELWEQFEEIVRSWLQGYGYRPIRMPLVEPTPLFARAIGTVTDIVEKEMYSFTDSLNGEQLTLRPEGTAGCVRAVMQHNLLYDGPKRLWYQGPMFRHERPQKGRYRQFHQVGVEALGFAGPDIDAEQIMMCQRLWDDLGLEDIRLELNTLGQAEERQQHRSALIAHFEQHAAQLDADAQRRLHANPLRILDSKNPAMQEIVERAPKLIDYLGRESLQHFAGVQALLKDAGIPFRINPRLVRGLDYYNLTVFEWVTESLGAQGTVCAGGRYDGLIAQLGGKPAPACGFAMGVERLLALWQAQGGQLEAVGTDVYLVHQGEGEGEKARHLAFRVAEGLRDNGYAVQLHCGGGSFKSQMKRADASGATFAVIIGDEEAAAAEVTLKPLRETGEQRRVAVDQLAEVIGERLFAWEDENGSL from the coding sequence ATGAGCCAGACATTGCAAGCCATACGCGGGATGAATGACATCCTGCCCGATGAAGCCGAATTGTGGGAACAGTTCGAGGAGATCGTGCGTTCCTGGCTGCAGGGTTACGGCTACCGCCCCATCCGCATGCCGCTGGTCGAACCGACTCCGCTGTTTGCCCGCGCCATCGGCACGGTCACCGACATCGTCGAGAAGGAAATGTATTCCTTCACCGATAGCCTCAACGGCGAGCAACTGACGCTGCGCCCCGAAGGCACCGCCGGCTGCGTGCGCGCCGTGATGCAGCACAACCTGCTGTATGACGGCCCCAAGCGCCTGTGGTACCAAGGGCCGATGTTCCGTCACGAGCGGCCGCAGAAAGGCCGCTACCGCCAGTTCCACCAGGTGGGTGTCGAGGCGCTGGGCTTTGCCGGACCGGATATCGACGCCGAGCAGATCATGATGTGCCAGCGTCTGTGGGACGACCTGGGACTGGAGGACATCCGCCTCGAACTCAATACGCTGGGGCAGGCCGAGGAGCGCCAGCAGCATCGCAGCGCGCTGATCGCGCATTTCGAGCAGCATGCGGCGCAACTCGATGCCGATGCGCAGCGCCGTCTGCATGCCAATCCGCTGCGCATCCTCGACAGCAAGAATCCGGCGATGCAGGAAATCGTCGAGCGCGCGCCGAAGCTGATCGACTACCTGGGCCGTGAATCGCTGCAGCACTTCGCAGGCGTGCAGGCCCTGCTCAAGGATGCGGGAATTCCGTTCCGCATCAACCCGCGCCTGGTGCGCGGCCTCGACTATTACAACCTGACGGTTTTCGAGTGGGTCACCGAAAGCCTCGGCGCGCAGGGCACGGTCTGTGCCGGCGGCCGCTACGATGGACTGATTGCCCAACTGGGCGGCAAGCCGGCGCCGGCCTGCGGATTCGCCATGGGGGTGGAGCGCCTGCTGGCGCTCTGGCAGGCGCAAGGCGGGCAACTGGAGGCCGTCGGAACGGATGTCTATCTCGTCCATCAGGGCGAGGGCGAAGGCGAGAAAGCCCGGCATCTGGCTTTCCGCGTTGCCGAGGGCTTGCGCGACAACGGTTACGCGGTGCAACTGCATTGCGGCGGCGGCAGTTTTAAATCGCAGATGAAACGCGCCGATGCATCGGGCGCAACCTTCGCCGTCATCATCGGTGATGAAGAAGCGGCGGCGGCCGAAGTCACGTTGAAACCACTCCGCGAAACCGGCGAGCAGCGTCGTGTCGCGGTCGATCAGTTGGCCGAGGTGATCGGCGAGCGGTTATTTGCATGGGAAGATGAAAATGGCAGTCTATGA
- a CDS encoding YfgM family protein — translation MAVYDHEEQEQLDELKAWWRQYGNLVTGALLVVAIGLAGWQGWNWWQREQSLQASALYTLVERAAEARDAKRIADAAGELINKYAGTRYAVMAALLSARTQIEAGDMKAARTQLDWAQTHAKDSELRDLARLRLAELLLEEKSYDEALQTLSAEPAAPFVPRYAEVRGDVLVAQGKIEDAEKSYQSALDKLGELQKSANPAQQQSAYRDMLLVKLESLAMVGGKQP, via the coding sequence ATGGCAGTCTATGATCACGAAGAGCAGGAACAGCTCGACGAACTGAAAGCCTGGTGGCGGCAGTACGGCAATCTGGTGACTGGCGCGCTGCTGGTCGTCGCCATCGGCCTGGCCGGCTGGCAAGGCTGGAATTGGTGGCAGCGCGAGCAGTCGCTGCAGGCAAGCGCGTTGTATACGCTTGTCGAACGTGCGGCTGAGGCGCGTGATGCCAAGAGGATCGCTGATGCGGCTGGTGAATTGATCAACAAGTATGCCGGCACCCGCTATGCCGTCATGGCGGCGTTGCTTTCGGCGCGCACGCAGATCGAGGCGGGCGACATGAAGGCGGCCAGGACCCAGCTCGATTGGGCGCAGACGCATGCAAAGGACAGCGAGTTGCGCGATCTGGCGCGTCTGCGTCTGGCCGAGCTGCTGCTCGAGGAAAAATCCTACGACGAAGCCTTGCAGACGCTGAGTGCCGAACCGGCCGCGCCGTTCGTGCCGCGTTATGCCGAAGTGAGGGGCGATGTGCTCGTTGCGCAAGGCAAGATCGAAGACGCGGAAAAGTCCTATCAATCAGCGCTCGACAAGCTCGGCGAGCTGCAGAAGAGTGCAAATCCGGCGCAACAGCAGAGCGCTTATCGCGACATGTTGCTGGTCAAACTTGAATCGCTTGCGATGGTAGGAGGCAAACAACCATGA
- the bamB gene encoding outer membrane protein assembly factor BamB gives MMKHGSVKLEIYCVLAAVSVLLAGCASWNPFASEPKQKPAELTAFTPTAEVRSDWQANVGRSEEYTFTPLVAGNNVYAAAKDGTLARYDNGRQEWRINVGQPLSAGVGGNGRVVAVGSPKGEVLVFDAANGQLAWKAQVSSEVLAAPAVNEQLVVVRSGDARIFAFDIKTGKRLWVYQRSTPTLSLRTPVGVAFGGRSILAGFPGGKLVALNPANGAPVWESTVALPKGTTELERIADLTSVPVVSGSSVCASAYQGRVACFDLGNGNLNWSRDISSISGIDVDHKGVYLSDENGIVQAYDHNNGASLWKQDKLRYRVLSKPVAVGRYVAVGDKFGVVHVLRSDNGEFAARFTTDGTALSANPQRFRDGFVVQTRNGSLHALFVK, from the coding sequence ATGATGAAGCATGGCTCCGTGAAACTCGAAATCTATTGCGTGCTTGCTGCGGTGAGTGTGCTGCTGGCTGGCTGCGCGTCGTGGAATCCGTTTGCCAGCGAACCCAAGCAGAAGCCGGCGGAATTGACCGCCTTCACGCCGACGGCGGAAGTGCGCAGCGACTGGCAGGCCAATGTCGGCCGCAGCGAGGAATACACCTTCACTCCGCTGGTCGCGGGCAACAACGTCTATGCGGCAGCCAAGGACGGCACGCTGGCTCGCTACGACAACGGACGGCAGGAATGGCGCATCAACGTCGGTCAGCCGCTGTCTGCGGGTGTCGGCGGTAACGGCAGGGTGGTGGCGGTCGGTTCGCCCAAGGGCGAGGTGCTGGTTTTCGATGCGGCGAATGGTCAGTTGGCCTGGAAGGCGCAGGTCAGTTCGGAAGTGCTTGCCGCGCCGGCGGTGAATGAACAGCTCGTCGTCGTACGCAGTGGCGATGCGCGCATCTTCGCTTTCGACATCAAGACGGGCAAGCGGCTGTGGGTCTATCAGCGCAGCACGCCGACGTTGTCCTTGCGCACTCCCGTTGGCGTGGCGTTCGGCGGACGCAGCATACTCGCCGGTTTTCCCGGCGGCAAACTGGTGGCTCTGAATCCGGCCAATGGCGCCCCCGTGTGGGAAAGCACCGTGGCGCTACCCAAGGGAACGACGGAACTGGAACGTATTGCCGATCTCACCAGCGTGCCGGTGGTGTCCGGCAGTTCGGTCTGCGCCTCTGCATATCAGGGTCGCGTTGCCTGCTTCGATCTGGGCAATGGCAACCTGAACTGGTCACGGGACATTTCCAGCATCAGCGGCATCGACGTCGACCACAAGGGCGTTTATTTGAGCGACGAAAATGGCATCGTGCAGGCCTATGACCACAATAACGGCGCGAGCCTCTGGAAGCAGGACAAGCTGCGCTACCGGGTGCTTTCCAAGCCCGTCGCGGTCGGCCGGTATGTTGCCGTCGGCGACAAGTTCGGTGTGGTGCATGTGCTGCGTTCCGACAATGGCGAGTTTGCCGCGCGCTTCACGACCGATGGCACGGCGCTGAGTGCGAATCCGCAGCGCTTCCGCGACGGTTTCGTCGTGCAGACGCGCAATGGTTCGCTGCATGCGCTGTTCGTGAAATGA